A single genomic interval of Nocardioides nitrophenolicus harbors:
- a CDS encoding glycosyltransferase family 2 protein, whose product MSAGPTETVAVVVVTYNRADLLRGMLAGLAALDRAPDAVYVVDNASTDHTAQVLGESTLAGLVVVRSADNLGGAGGFHLGLKRAYDDGHDVMWLMDDDVVPAPDCLTRLLEADGSCLIAVREDRAGALVEKAALRFDLRNPLAIRPKTASVDSTYASREAMPATVEVENVAFEGFLVRREVIDRIGLPDASFFIFYDDVDFAIRARRAGFAIRAVRDAVLVRQLDFDQQHDLAGWKGYYMYRNLFVVHFRYGENPLVRLKPALIALVVVLLSPLRGGRAEAANVTRALRDGWRMRARPAR is encoded by the coding sequence GTGAGCGCCGGGCCGACCGAGACGGTCGCGGTCGTCGTGGTCACCTACAACCGGGCCGACCTGCTCCGCGGCATGCTGGCGGGCCTCGCCGCCCTCGACCGTGCGCCCGACGCGGTCTACGTCGTCGACAACGCGAGCACCGACCACACGGCCCAGGTGCTGGGGGAGAGCACGCTCGCCGGACTGGTCGTGGTGCGCAGCGCCGACAACCTCGGCGGCGCGGGCGGCTTCCACCTCGGCCTGAAGCGCGCGTACGACGACGGCCACGACGTCATGTGGCTGATGGACGACGACGTGGTCCCGGCCCCCGACTGCCTGACCCGGCTGCTCGAGGCCGACGGCAGCTGCCTGATCGCCGTCCGCGAGGACCGCGCGGGGGCGCTGGTGGAGAAGGCCGCGCTGCGCTTCGACCTGCGCAACCCGCTCGCGATCCGGCCCAAGACGGCCAGCGTCGACTCGACGTACGCCTCCCGGGAGGCGATGCCGGCGACGGTCGAGGTCGAGAACGTCGCCTTCGAGGGCTTCCTGGTCCGCCGCGAGGTCATCGACCGGATCGGGCTCCCGGACGCGTCCTTCTTCATCTTCTACGACGACGTCGACTTCGCGATCCGGGCGCGCCGCGCCGGCTTCGCGATCCGCGCGGTGCGCGACGCGGTGCTGGTGCGCCAGCTCGACTTCGACCAGCAGCACGACCTCGCCGGCTGGAAGGGGTACTACATGTACCGCAACCTGTTCGTCGTGCACTTCCGGTACGGCGAGAACCCGCTCGTGCGGCTCAAGCCGGCCCTGATCGCGCTGGTCGTGGTCCTGCTCAGTCCACTGCGGGGTGGTCGGGCCGAGGCAGCGAACGTGACGCGAGCGCTTCGGGATGGCTGGCGGATGCGGGCCCGCCCGGCTCGTTGA
- a CDS encoding phosphatase PAP2 family protein, protein MYTHQSTGRGAPSFALAWLAGIGLAVATVVFSKLEDIPIEDPDSLIPGYIRFPAIVLGAIAIDVVPRTFLAAGRPSGGWPGRVRAAFRTVMRERWPLSHWKFALNGVIAWYLCYAAFRNVKSMAPFVHEKIYDDPLAQIDKFLFAGHDPAAVLHAWFGTGLAAHFFSSVYIVWIALVPVSIAIALVWTRQTRAGEWYVTAVAVDWALGALLYVLVPTVGPIYSDSSTFAALPETYVSKLADSMWDDRVNTLATHGESGLQTIAAFASLHVGIMMTICLVVQAVKLARWVRISAWTFFGLTVLATVYLGWHFFVDVIAGAALGAFAVWIAGIATGNRVGLRARLVPDPDPEVNEPGGPASASHPEALASRSLPRPDHPAVD, encoded by the coding sequence GTGTATACCCACCAGTCGACCGGACGCGGCGCGCCATCGTTTGCTCTTGCCTGGCTCGCCGGCATCGGTCTGGCGGTCGCGACGGTGGTGTTCTCCAAGCTCGAGGACATCCCGATCGAGGACCCCGACAGCCTGATCCCGGGCTACATCCGGTTCCCCGCGATCGTTCTCGGCGCGATCGCGATCGACGTGGTGCCCCGCACCTTCCTCGCCGCGGGCCGCCCCAGCGGCGGCTGGCCGGGGCGGGTCCGCGCCGCCTTCCGCACGGTGATGCGGGAGCGCTGGCCGCTCTCGCACTGGAAGTTCGCGCTCAACGGCGTCATCGCCTGGTACCTGTGCTACGCCGCCTTCCGCAACGTCAAGAGCATGGCCCCGTTCGTCCACGAGAAGATCTACGACGACCCGCTGGCCCAGATCGACAAGTTCCTGTTCGCGGGCCACGACCCGGCCGCCGTGCTGCACGCCTGGTTCGGCACCGGCCTGGCCGCCCACTTCTTCTCCTCGGTCTACATCGTGTGGATCGCGCTGGTCCCGGTCTCGATCGCGATCGCCCTGGTCTGGACCCGCCAGACCCGCGCCGGTGAGTGGTACGTCACGGCCGTCGCCGTCGACTGGGCCCTGGGCGCGCTGCTCTACGTGCTGGTCCCGACCGTCGGACCGATCTACTCCGACAGCAGCACCTTCGCCGCGCTGCCCGAGACCTACGTCAGCAAGCTCGCCGACTCGATGTGGGACGACCGGGTCAACACCCTGGCCACCCACGGCGAGTCCGGCCTGCAGACCATCGCCGCGTTCGCGTCCCTCCACGTCGGCATCATGATGACGATCTGCCTGGTGGTGCAGGCGGTCAAGCTGGCCCGTTGGGTCCGGATCAGCGCCTGGACCTTCTTCGGCCTGACCGTGCTGGCCACGGTCTACCTCGGCTGGCACTTCTTCGTCGACGTGATCGCCGGCGCCGCGCTGGGCGCGTTCGCGGTGTGGATCGCCGGCATCGCCACCGGCAACCGGGTCGGCCTGCGGGCCCGGCTGGTGCCGGACCCCGACCCGGAGGTCAACGAGCCGGGCGGGCCCGCATCCGCCAGCCATCCCGAAGCGCTCGCGTCACGTTCGCTGCCTCGGCCCGACCACCCCGCAGTGGACTGA
- the glf gene encoding UDP-galactopyranose mutase, with product MSLSSSSPDLPDLVVVGSGFFGLTVAERCANDLGLKVLVVERRSHLGGNAYSEPEPETGIEVHKYGAHLFHTSNERVWEYVNRFTTFTGYQHRVYSTHDQQVYPLPINLGTINQFFDAAYTPAQARALIKEQAGELGDKEPENFVEKGISLIGRPLYEAFIAHYTAKQWQTAPEELSADIISRLPVRYTYDNRYFNDKYEGLPTDGYAAWLARMADHPGIEVVLDTDFLADGVAERYKGKVPIVYTGPVDEYFGNSEGRLSWRTVDLVPEVLDVDDFQGCSVMNYPDPDVDFTRIHEFKHFHPERDYPEGKTVIVREYSRFAEETDEPYYPVNTAEDREKLMKYRDLAEREPMVLFGGRLGTYKYLDMHMAIASALSMYDNRLRPHFAEGAELKSGGVDA from the coding sequence GTGTCTCTCTCCTCGTCGAGCCCCGACCTCCCCGACCTGGTCGTCGTCGGCTCCGGATTCTTCGGTCTGACCGTTGCCGAGCGCTGCGCCAACGACCTCGGGCTCAAGGTGCTGGTCGTCGAGCGCCGCTCCCACCTGGGCGGGAACGCCTACAGCGAGCCGGAGCCGGAGACCGGCATCGAGGTGCACAAGTACGGCGCCCACCTCTTCCACACCAGCAACGAGCGGGTGTGGGAGTACGTCAACCGGTTCACGACCTTCACCGGCTACCAGCACCGGGTGTACTCGACCCACGACCAGCAGGTCTACCCGCTGCCGATCAACCTCGGCACGATCAACCAGTTCTTCGACGCGGCGTACACCCCGGCGCAGGCACGCGCGCTGATCAAGGAGCAGGCCGGCGAGCTGGGCGACAAGGAGCCGGAGAACTTCGTCGAGAAGGGCATCTCGCTCATCGGCCGCCCGCTCTACGAGGCGTTCATCGCCCACTACACCGCCAAGCAGTGGCAGACCGCGCCCGAGGAGCTGTCGGCCGACATCATCAGCCGGCTCCCGGTGCGCTACACCTACGACAACCGCTACTTCAACGACAAGTACGAGGGCCTCCCCACCGACGGGTACGCCGCCTGGCTGGCCAGGATGGCCGACCATCCCGGCATCGAGGTGGTGCTCGACACCGACTTCCTCGCCGACGGCGTCGCCGAGCGCTACAAGGGCAAGGTCCCGATCGTCTACACCGGTCCGGTCGACGAGTACTTCGGCAACAGCGAGGGTCGCCTGTCCTGGCGCACCGTCGACCTGGTGCCCGAGGTCCTCGACGTCGACGACTTCCAGGGCTGCTCGGTGATGAACTATCCCGACCCCGACGTCGACTTCACCCGGATCCACGAGTTCAAGCACTTCCACCCCGAGCGCGACTACCCCGAGGGCAAGACCGTCATCGTCCGGGAGTACAGCCGGTTCGCCGAGGAGACCGACGAGCCCTACTACCCGGTCAACACCGCCGAGGACCGCGAGAAGCTCATGAAGTACCGCGACCTGGCCGAGCGGGAGCCGATGGTGCTCTTCGGCGGCCGCCTCGGCACCTACAAGTACCTCGACATGCACATGGCCATCGCCTCGGCGCTGTCCATGTACGACAACCGGCTGCGCCCGCACTTCGCCGAGGGCGCCGAGCTCAAGAGTGGCGGGGTGGACGCGTGA
- a CDS encoding glycosyltransferase, with protein sequence MSTVDTRAVQRLLQRQILPLDTDPDVLPLYLDCEEPNLDEDKYVVGGSRAAKELNNASIRQKTSTGRGVRPDQVLSRTAVLVESGEKVSFGTYFNAFPASYWRRWTVVDAVTLTVTVRGSGATVIVTKSMANGRQQKVDSGVTEAEGPTTLTFELPLGPFIDGGWYWYDVVAGHGDVTVESAEWTASVPADRADHGTVDLAITTMNRPDFCAKLLAQLSAPELLPYLDTVFVMEQGTQLVRDSEFFPGAEAGLEGRLKVLQQGNLGGSGGYARGQLESVRKGTATYAMMMDDDVVCEPEGIIRAVTFGDLAKRPTIVGGHMFSLYAKSRLHSFGEIVQPYRFWWMSPRDGFQDWDFGARNLRSARWLHKRQDVDFNGWFMCMIPRQVLEDIGLSLPLFIKWDDSEYGLRAKAAGVPTVTFPGAAVWHVPWTDKNDALDWQAYFHQRNRFVAALLHSGYPRGGRLLQESFAFDLAHLVSMQYSTVELRIQALEDVLAGPQGLHGMLGTRLGEVNAFRKQFTDAQLHADPDDFPPVRREKPPRKGKDLSDVPGRLSKLVTAGLAPIRQLKQPRELSREFPEVEIRAMDAKWYRIAGFDSAIVSMNDGTSAALYQRDRERYKALVRRTVQLHNRFRRDWDEIAAQYRAALGDITSPETWEKTFAPWTEGER encoded by the coding sequence GTGAGCACGGTCGACACGAGAGCGGTGCAGCGCCTGCTGCAGCGCCAGATCCTGCCGCTCGACACCGATCCCGACGTCCTGCCGCTCTACCTCGACTGCGAGGAGCCGAACCTCGACGAGGACAAGTACGTCGTCGGCGGCTCCCGGGCGGCCAAGGAACTCAACAACGCCTCGATCCGGCAGAAGACCTCGACCGGGCGCGGGGTGCGGCCCGACCAGGTGCTCTCCCGCACCGCCGTCCTCGTGGAGTCGGGCGAGAAGGTCTCCTTCGGCACCTACTTCAACGCCTTCCCCGCCAGCTACTGGCGGCGCTGGACCGTCGTGGACGCGGTCACCCTGACCGTCACGGTGCGCGGCTCCGGCGCGACCGTGATCGTCACCAAGTCGATGGCCAACGGTCGCCAGCAGAAGGTCGACAGCGGGGTCACCGAGGCCGAGGGACCGACCACGCTGACCTTCGAGCTGCCGCTCGGGCCGTTCATCGACGGCGGCTGGTACTGGTACGACGTCGTGGCCGGCCACGGCGACGTGACCGTCGAGTCCGCCGAATGGACCGCCAGCGTGCCCGCCGACCGGGCCGACCACGGCACCGTCGACCTGGCGATCACCACGATGAACCGGCCCGACTTCTGCGCCAAGCTGCTCGCCCAGCTCAGCGCCCCCGAGCTGCTGCCCTACCTCGACACCGTCTTCGTGATGGAGCAGGGCACCCAGCTGGTCCGCGACAGCGAGTTCTTCCCGGGCGCCGAGGCCGGTCTCGAGGGTCGGCTCAAGGTGCTCCAGCAGGGCAACCTCGGCGGCTCGGGCGGCTACGCCCGCGGGCAGCTCGAGTCGGTCCGCAAGGGCACCGCGACCTACGCGATGATGATGGACGACGACGTCGTCTGCGAGCCCGAGGGCATCATCCGCGCGGTCACCTTCGGCGACCTCGCCAAGCGCCCGACCATCGTCGGCGGCCACATGTTCAGCCTGTACGCCAAGAGCCGGCTGCACAGCTTCGGCGAGATCGTCCAGCCCTACCGGTTCTGGTGGATGTCGCCGCGCGACGGCTTCCAGGACTGGGACTTCGGCGCCCGCAACCTGCGCTCGGCGCGCTGGCTCCACAAGCGCCAGGACGTCGACTTCAACGGCTGGTTCATGTGCATGATCCCGCGCCAGGTGCTCGAGGACATCGGCCTCTCGCTGCCGCTGTTCATCAAGTGGGACGACTCCGAGTACGGCCTGCGGGCCAAGGCGGCCGGCGTACCCACCGTCACCTTCCCGGGCGCCGCGGTCTGGCACGTCCCGTGGACCGACAAGAACGACGCCCTCGACTGGCAGGCCTACTTCCACCAGCGCAACCGGTTCGTGGCGGCCCTGCTGCACTCCGGCTACCCGCGTGGCGGCCGGCTGCTCCAGGAGAGCTTCGCCTTCGACCTGGCCCACCTGGTCTCGATGCAGTACTCCACCGTCGAGCTGCGGATCCAGGCGCTCGAGGACGTGCTCGCCGGCCCGCAGGGACTGCACGGGATGCTCGGCACCCGCCTCGGCGAGGTGAACGCCTTCCGCAAGCAGTTCACCGACGCCCAGCTGCACGCCGACCCCGACGACTTCCCGCCCGTACGACGCGAGAAGCCGCCCCGCAAGGGCAAGGACCTCAGCGACGTCCCCGGCCGGCTGTCCAAGCTGGTCACCGCGGGCCTCGCGCCGATCCGCCAGCTGAAGCAGCCGCGCGAGCTGTCCAGGGAGTTCCCCGAGGTCGAGATCCGGGCGATGGACGCCAAGTGGTATCGGATCGCGGGCTTCGACTCCGCGATCGTCTCCATGAACGACGGCACCTCCGCGGCGCTCTACCAGCGCGACCGCGAGCGCTACAAGGCGCTGGTCCGGCGTACCGTCCAGCTCCACAACCGGTTCCGGCGCGACTGGGACGAGATCGCCGCGCAGTACCGCGCGGCGCTCGGCGACATCACGTCGCCGGAGACCTGGGAGAAGACCTTCGCGCCGTGGACCGAGGGGGAGCGATGA
- a CDS encoding ABC transporter permease, which translates to MSDVSTDESGLPPLRPPSADNGLIGVLRRRYLLQLLVRREISARYQGSFLGLLWSYINPLTQFLIYYFVVGFIFNLHADIPNFAIHLFAGLTVVHFFTETFGAGTRSIVRNRALVVKMAMPREMFPVATMLVSLYHVLPQIVILIAASLMSGWTPEAVDLVALVLGLLICGLLGLAGALFFSAANVFFSDFGNIVSVFNNFVRWGVPMMYSYAMVDDRFGRFAQYYLYNPLADAVLLFQRAFWVGTVDDQKHVAVAAMPEHLLLNGAVIVLVAALILCLAQFVFSRLENKIPERL; encoded by the coding sequence ATGAGCGACGTGAGCACCGACGAGAGCGGACTTCCGCCGCTTCGGCCGCCGTCGGCCGACAACGGCCTGATCGGCGTGCTGCGGCGGCGCTACCTGCTGCAGCTGCTGGTGCGGCGCGAGATCAGCGCCCGCTACCAGGGCTCCTTCCTGGGCCTGCTGTGGTCCTACATCAACCCGCTGACGCAGTTCCTCATCTACTACTTCGTCGTCGGCTTCATCTTCAACCTGCACGCCGACATCCCGAACTTCGCGATCCACCTGTTCGCCGGGCTCACGGTCGTGCACTTCTTCACCGAGACCTTCGGCGCCGGCACCCGCTCGATCGTGCGCAACCGGGCCCTCGTGGTGAAGATGGCGATGCCGCGCGAGATGTTCCCGGTCGCGACCATGCTGGTCTCGCTCTACCACGTGCTCCCGCAGATCGTGATCCTGATCGCCGCGTCGCTGATGTCGGGCTGGACCCCCGAGGCGGTCGACCTGGTCGCGCTCGTGCTCGGTCTGCTGATCTGCGGACTGCTCGGGCTGGCCGGCGCGCTGTTCTTCAGCGCGGCCAATGTGTTCTTCAGCGACTTCGGCAACATCGTCAGCGTCTTCAACAACTTCGTGCGCTGGGGCGTGCCGATGATGTACTCCTACGCCATGGTCGACGACCGGTTCGGCCGGTTCGCCCAGTACTACCTCTACAACCCGCTCGCCGACGCCGTCCTGCTCTTCCAGCGGGCGTTCTGGGTCGGCACGGTCGACGACCAGAAGCACGTGGCGGTCGCCGCGATGCCCGAGCACCTGCTGCTCAACGGTGCGGTGATCGTGCTCGTCGCGGCACTGATCCTGTGCCTCGCCCAGTTCGTCTTCAGCAGGCTCGAGAACAAGATCCCGGAGCGCCTCTGA
- a CDS encoding ABC transporter ATP-binding protein encodes MAKSIVVENATKYFTLRYHRTFKEVAVAKAKGRQTTETFRAVDDVSFSVEMGESVGIMGLNGSGKSTLLKMINGVMRPDEGSILTRGRIAGLIATGAGFHNQLTGRENLYLNAAILGMTGQEIARKFDDIVEFADLGATLDGPVGHYSSGQKARLGFAIAIHVDSDIFLADEVLAVGDKPFRVKCMKKMRQIRNSGDRTLFYVSHSPESVIKMCNRVLVLEKGRLGFDGDPEEAVRYLHYDEGDDIDDELANDI; translated from the coding sequence ATGGCCAAGTCCATCGTGGTGGAGAACGCCACCAAGTACTTCACGCTTCGCTACCACCGCACCTTCAAGGAGGTCGCGGTCGCGAAGGCCAAGGGCCGCCAGACCACCGAGACGTTCCGGGCCGTCGACGACGTGTCGTTCAGCGTCGAGATGGGGGAGTCCGTCGGGATCATGGGCCTCAACGGCTCCGGCAAGAGCACCCTGCTCAAGATGATCAACGGCGTCATGCGGCCCGACGAGGGCTCGATCCTGACCCGCGGCCGCATCGCCGGCCTGATCGCCACCGGCGCCGGCTTCCACAACCAGCTCACCGGCCGCGAGAACCTCTACCTCAACGCCGCCATCCTCGGCATGACCGGGCAGGAGATCGCCCGCAAGTTCGACGACATCGTCGAGTTCGCCGACCTCGGCGCCACCCTCGACGGACCGGTCGGACACTACTCCTCCGGCCAGAAGGCCCGCCTGGGCTTCGCGATCGCGATCCACGTCGACTCCGACATCTTCCTCGCCGACGAGGTCCTCGCCGTCGGCGACAAGCCGTTCCGGGTCAAGTGCATGAAGAAGATGCGCCAGATCCGCAACAGCGGTGACCGCACCCTCTTCTACGTCAGCCACTCGCCGGAGTCGGTCATCAAGATGTGCAACCGCGTCCTGGTGCTGGAGAAGGGGCGCCTCGGCTTCGACGGCGACCCCGAGGAGGCCGTGCGCTACCTCCACTACGACGAGGGCGACGACATCGACGACGAGCTCGCCAACGACATCTGA